A window of Dehalococcoidia bacterium genomic DNA:
TTCAGCTTGACGTGGCAGTTGACCTCTCCGGCGGCGCTGCAGATGATCAGGTGCTCGTCCAGGCGCTGCGCATCGCCCAGGAAGCCGTAAATAACGCCGTGAAGTACTCGGGAGCGCCGTTCGTGCGCGTCGAGGTGAGAAGCGATGCAGACGCATGCTACGTCCGCGTCGAAGACGAGGGCCGCGGGTTCGAAATCAGCGACGTTAGCGAGTCGAGGAAAGGCATTGGTCTGGCCAGCATGCGCGCCCGGTGCGCCGTCGTCGGCGGACGCCTGACATTAGACAGCGCTCCGGGCAAGGGCACCAGGGTGATTGCCCGGCTGCCGTTGCGTGCCGCCTAGCCAGCCGATTGGAGGGCTGTCCAGTGGTCTGGGGGCAGAAGACCGCACTCTCCTGGGTGGTCGGGAAAGCCCGCGAACGAGCGGACGTAAGTCAGAAGTCGTGGGCGGATAATCACTTACCTCTGGTCTAGCATGAGACACAGCGCTAAGGAGCGTCGACTTGCCGGCGCCGGGGACTCCCCTTTCGGCGAAGCCCGGCATCAGTCGCACGGGGTTGGTGAACCGCCCGTTGCCATGACCTCCTTCAGCGCCTCGCGCAACCGAAAGGCCGACGTTTCCGGTCGTATCCGCGTCCTGATCGTGGACGACCACCAGCTGATCCGTGAGGGATTGCTCGCCTTGCTACGGGATAGCTCCCTGGAGGTGCCCTTAGAGGCGGCCAGCGGGCGCGAGGCCGTGCGGATCGCGCAGGAGACGAGACCGCAAGTGGTGCTCATGGACATCATGATGCCGGAGATGGACGGCATCGAGGCCTGCCGCCAGATCAAGGCCAGGTTGCCGGGCACGGCCGTGCTGATGCTCACGACGTACGAGGACACGGCGCTGCTCAAGCGGGCCCTGGAGGTAGGGGCGTCCGGGTACCTCCTCAAGGGTTCGTCGCGCGCTGCCCTGGTGAACGCCATCCGGACAGTGGTCTCCGGGAATAGCGTGATCGATAGCTCTCTCCTCGCGCGCGTCTCCCGGGAGATCGCTGCGTCCGGGCTCAATGAAGACGAGCGGAGGCGCCTGGCCTCGCTGTCGCCGCGCGAAACGGCGATCCTGCAGAGCATCGCGGCTGGAAGGACGAATGAGGAGATCGCCCGGGCCGTAAACTACAGCGTCGGGACCGTCAAGAACGCCGTGCAGACGATTATTGTCAAGCTCGGGGTATCCGACAGGGTCCAGGCCGCCGTCCTGGCCGCCAGGGCCGGCCTTCTCTCCCGCGACCCCGCGTAACCCTGCGTATCGGCCCTCCCGGGCAGCGTCTGCCCGCGGTGCGCCGCCCGGCCGGACAGGCGTTGACAACGGGACGGGCGGAGACTACTTTCCCGTCACGAACCGGGCTGCGCTGAGAAGCGGCCCCGGTCCTCGAAAACGGCGCGTCTCGCGGGGCGAGTTGGGAGCATGGGGGGCTGAAGCTATG
This region includes:
- a CDS encoding GTPase, with protein sequence MPGFAERGVPGAGKSTLLSAVSHARPEVSDYPPTTSDLRPLVRGLSRPPRRVRSSAPRPLDSPPIGWLGGTQRQPGNHPGALARSAV
- a CDS encoding response regulator transcription factor, giving the protein MTSFSASRNRKADVSGRIRVLIVDDHQLIREGLLALLRDSSLEVPLEAASGREAVRIAQETRPQVVLMDIMMPEMDGIEACRQIKARLPGTAVLMLTTYEDTALLKRALEVGASGYLLKGSSRAALVNAIRTVVSGNSVIDSSLLARVSREIAASGLNEDERRRLASLSPRETAILQSIAAGRTNEEIARAVNYSVGTVKNAVQTIIVKLGVSDRVQAAVLAARAGLLSRDPA